The Alosa sapidissima isolate fAloSap1 chromosome 8, fAloSap1.pri, whole genome shotgun sequence genome segment AAGGGGGTTAGATTGAAACACCCATTCTTGTTATGCTACTTGTTAAACTTTGTCTGCAATAATAAGCCTACGTACATTCATAATGATTTACATGCAATAACAGGTAAAGTTGCATGTTACTTACCACAGGCAGTGTCCAAAACGAGACAGTTTCGCGCCGTCCTGCTGGTTTCAAACTGAACAGTTGCTCTGCTCGTGGCTCTTCCACATGTAATGGGCCGACAGTCACTTCACATAATTGGGCCATGTACGTTTAGCGTCCGGCTGTcgctaaatgtttcatttttgccGCCAACAGCCTCGATACTGATCAGTGTTCGTTCCTGAAGTATCGGGCCACACACTGTATGAAATCCGTCTGCCGAGATTGATTCGAAAACTGGCAGTAGCCCATCAAACCCCAATCGGGCCAAATAAGACACTCAGTAATCAGCCCAACTACTGCGTGTCAGTGTCGGCCCATTCAAGGGGACAGTGCCTCAGCCGACCTGAAACTCCGCCGACAGTGGCAGCACTCAGCCAGGATCGGGCCGACTGTGTTTACTGTGCTTCAGCCGACTCGGACCTCAGCCGACACTGCCAGCACTCAGCCAGAATCGGGCCGACTatgcttgctatctgggatagGCCTAAAATAGGGTACAAGTTTGAGGATGACTGGATGAATGGATGTTTTCAATAGCACCTCTAGACCTATGGGGCCTAATTTGGATGATGCGCAAAGTGCACAGTCTAACTAAAGCTCACTTAATAGGCAAATTCAGTTTGCTAGTTTAACATAATGGGCAAGACATTGAAATGCAAACATCAATGAGTCAGCTcagcagaggcggacagagtacactcattacttgagtaaaagtacagatatatccctttgctaaattttactcaagtacaagtaaaagtacaccagtcagatgtctacttaagtaaacgtactgaagtacttgtttttaaaagtacttgagtatcaagagtacaagagtagcctacattttctaaatattgcattactactgccacagtgcttacatttatgtacagaaacgtcctacatggagttatgaaattttttaatgttaataccttggagaatgtaaaatgaattggaagtaaaatcaagtcattttaatCTTTTTACCacgttgccagggatgggcagtatttctaatacatgtatttaaaatacgtatttcaaatacaaaatactattttgtaattgaaacacttgaggCGAAAACTatctagcctggcgagccaggcaaatgtaatttgctgccgctaggggtgcatctagatttctaggctaaaaactatcattaacttgttcagataattgaaatagtctggcgaggtggggccacaggttggcacattcccgggatggacctgctacgtcttcatccattgttttgtccatggtttcgtctcttatctaaatctgaccatgtagttgactttggcgaaaagctgaaggtgattgctgataggctgtcccaatcagtggcgcttgcacaatccaatcacgtttgagagggaaacaacaaattgagggtttccgagatttttcttttttccttttttttagaagtagtaacgggtactcacggttatggatagaaatgtagtggagtaaagagtacaatatttgcctctcaaatgtacttgagtaaagtcatgagtaggctactccccaaaaatgataggctactcgagtaaagtacagatccctcaaaattgtactcaagtactgtactcaagtaaatgtactccgttactgtccagCTCTGCAGCTCAGTGCTTCCATATGCCATGCCTATTTCATGCAGAGGACTTTGCTTGATGAcagtctttgcactttgcccgcCAAACAAGGCCCTATATATTTACTTAAATGTTAAGTGTATTAGTCAAACTATAAATGCCAGTCTCATTTACCATCTGCAGAATGTCAggaaccactctctctctctctctctcccactcactcactaacacacacacacacacacacacacacacacacacactcacacactgtgaaCTTTAGGGTGATGAACTAGGCTAAGTGCATCTTAGGCCTACATCATTGACTTCTTAAGACCAATGCATTGTTTAGCTCCTTTTGAAGCCTATTTTGTACAATGAAATCCTCAGTCTAATTCATAAGCCTATCATAGACTACTTCATGGGAAAACCTTCTAAAAAGAAACGTGGGCTATGGAGGCCAACACAATATTTTTAAGTTTGATTATCAAACATGAAATGTCTGTTCAGTGGGCGTATATTTTACGTATTTGACCACTACGTCACTGACCTGTCACCCGGATGTAGTTAGCGCAAAACAACAAGCGTACAAGGAAGGAACAGTAGCGTTTACGTTACAGTTGCAATTCATTGGTTAGGGATCTGAGAGCCCTCTTGGTAAGTTGAACCATAATACGTAGAAGTAAAGTATATATGTTTTAATAAGGTTAGTGAACATAATTATTGACTGCCATTTGGTAAGCTTTTCCCGGTATCTTCAGGGTAACTTTAATTTACACGCTAGTCCTGTTAgcatagctaacgttagtgcAAATATGCGCAGTGTAGCATTCTAACCAAAACATTCTTTGGTGGGATGTAGTAACTAATGTAGCTTCTAGGCTATTCGCTGTTAAATTCTCGGTTGACATATATTACATGTAAACTAGCTCCTGGCTGGTCGTTTATTAAAAATGATTGACCaccagcaacaacagcaacgaGCGTCTGCAAAACAGAATACCAAGCTTGCTAGCAAGCTAACGTTATCTGCTATCTGTAAGTTAAGCTGTTTCCCCCTTTTCCATTTTGTCAAGTCACCTTCATTTTTATAGTAAAAATAAAAGCTGGAGTTATTAATACGGAAAATGTGTTAACAAAGGTTCCGTCAACAAATTGCCTGTATGTCacgaatgtatttttcactggCCTAGACTGTTTGCGTCATGTTGTGTCTCTCCAGTTTTGCTTTTGAACTGAACACACTTGATATGGGAAACCACAACAGCAGTAACGTACGACGTCTGATATGTTCATCCAACTTTCTGAGTTGGAATTCCAACTTCTAAGAGCGTGCctgcaaaaaagaaaatgactTGCTGTGGCAAAGAAGGGAATGACATGAACACACTTACTTTTGTACTTTTGCAGACAGAAGATTCAATGTCCCTCCCTAGTGAAAGCGATTATGTTCTCAAGATCACCAGGCTTTCCCcataaacaaaggcaaaacaatGGACTGCTTAATCAGTTCCCAGGACCACCCATCTTCTCACAGCAGCAGCTTGTTGAGGTTCAGAGGAATCGGACAAATTCAAAGTAAGTTGGAAATTCACTTAGGTAATGTGTTCATTTTGCCTTTGATAATAGTGTACTATTTCCTGTGACTTCTATGGTGTTGGGGGAGCTACTTTTAAAGCACCGCTTAACAAAACCAACTACAAATTACTTCACACTGGAAGTAGTTTAATTACAGCAAAGCGAGAGATGTATTTAGATTATCATAAGCTACCCAGAAAAAGCAGTTGAATCTACTTTCCAATAAAATGATAAATTCTCAATGCACTGACTGTACATGTAATGTATAATTGTGTTCTTACAGTAGAGAAACATGGTGTCAAAGTGTTTGTAGTTTCAGTAGTTAACTACACAAAGGATGGCAAAAAAGTAAAAGTTTTACTTGCATCACTATATACATGAATGTAGTTAAACTACAAGCAAGCCAGCCACTGCAAAATATAGTTAAACTACTCTCCAACACTGTACCATGAGTTGAATCAGTCATTTTAGATTTTGTGTTTCTGGTCATTAAGGACATTTTTaatcatgacccccccccccccagttcccATGGACTCCCCTTTTGTTTGCCTGTCATCCCCCCCTATCAGTGGAATTCTGCTCACAGGACACCTCCGCCAGTGCCACAAGGATCTCCATTAGCAAAGGGCAGAAAGTGGGTATAGGCTGAATGTGTACATTTCTCACCAAATCTGGTTTCAGTGCCTACCACACAGTCTACTGATATATGTGTATTTTACTTTTGCTTTAAGTTCACTGGTATCATATTTTGGAACCACTAGACCTGAAACCACTGCCATGACCGTTGGGTATGTTGCAGGAGGAGGGGTGATGACCACAGCCAGTATGAATTGAAGAGGCAGTGCTACAGCCCTCCAGGCCCCTACATCAGACCAGCGGCCACAGCATCAAGGTCCCCCTTACCCACTCGTCTGGAAACGGCGAGGGCGGCAGGCACCTTTCCCAGTGATGTCCACAGCCGGGCCAGCACTCCTCTGTCTTCCCCAACACCCGCGGTTCCATCTTTGGGAGAGGCGTCTCAGGATAATGACCTGATAAGTCTGCGGTCCGCAGCCAAGGATAAGGTATGCAtgcttgctgctgggctatgctACATAGTTCCTAACTTTACTTGTTGGTGTTGTTGCTTATGGAGCAGTGTAGGTCACCATGAATGTATCTGGTGGTGCTATTGTTTTCAGCTGAGTCAGCAGATTTTGGAGCTATACGTGTCGTGTGAGCAACAAGATGACGACCTGGAGAGGAAAGAGCTCTGTCGAGCACAGCTACAGAGGGATATCCAGAGGCTTTTTCCATGTAAGCTGAAATCGAGCAATATTTGAGCAATGTGTGGGGTTTGTGTTTCTAAAATAGTATATATGGATTAGATTATAgacttttttattttgttattcctgctttctcccctcccccttgccTTCATTATACACTTAGATTCAAGGATTTATTTGGCTGGGTCTTCTCTCAATGGCTTTGGGAGCAGAAGTAGTGATGCCGACCTTTGTCTCGTCATTCAAGAGGGATCTgtaagtttttttattttttttatttctttttttagaaGTCTGTGTGCTGTCTTTAAAAGAACATAAAGTTTACATACTATAATGTTATTTGGTAGTATTTATATTATAATAGTAATGTCATTACTGACTTGTGTTTTAGGTAAACCAGAAAGATGCTGTACATGTGCTTAGTCTTGTTCAGAAGTTCTGTTACACTCTATGTAAGTATTGTGTATGTTTTGATTTGATAGGATTCAGTCCATAGTAGTGTACCTCTCTTTATTGCCTTTAGGGGGAGCTACAGGCATTAGACTGTTGAACGGCCTAAAGTTCTTTTTATGAGAGTGGTCCTGGGGAATGGGGATATTTATCAAATAGATGTCATCTGATTTACAGCATACATTGACAGACCTCAGCTCATCCGAGCAAAAGTGCCCATCTTGAAGTTTCGAGACAAAGTAAGGTAGGTGTCAGATCTTTCTTTGTGACcgtacagatagacagatagatagacagatagatagatagatactttattcatacCGAGGGAAATCTTAGGATTACTATTGATACTTATTGTTTATGGCATCTTGCTGTACTACTAATGCTATGCTTTCTGTGAccagatagatggatagatactttattcatcctggGGGAAATTTTAGGATTATTGTTGATACTTTTGTTTATGGCATCTTGCTGTGCTACTAATGCTCTGCTTTCTGTCTTTACAGTGGTGTGGAGTTTGATCTGAATGTCAATAACATTGTTGGGATCAGAAATACTTTCCTACTGAGGACTTATGCATACAGTAAGTCCTAACCGACCCACTACAGTCTTAATCTCAAGACCATTGATTACACTGCTCATTTTCTGTATTAAATCACAATAAGAGAGTAATGCACTGCAGGAAGTCATTTGTATAAGCCAATAGGTATCTGGTCATGATTGTGTTTAATTTCACTGTGTCttcctttgtgtttgtttggcttGGGGCACTTAGCTGATTAGATTTTCACAATTTTTCCTTGTAGTTGAGAAGAGGGTTCGTCCCATTGTCCTTGTCATCAAGAAGTGGGCGAGCTACTACAGGATCAATGACGCAAGTCGTGGAACTCTGAGCAGCTATACACTGGTCCTAATGGTCCTGCATTACCTCCAGAGTGAGTGTCTGTAAGGACTACCAAAGTTTAATAAAATGTTACAGTAGGGGGCGCTATAGTTTAGAGATATGTGCAACCTTTGAAACTTGAGATTCTCTGGGTATGTTGATTTATTTTCTCAACCCCATCACGGAACATAGGCATAACATTCTATCATGTATGCGAACTCTCTGGGATTATGCGGATTCTAGTTGACTGCTGACTGCTCATCTGACAGGGACTTGTCATTTATTAGATGCCACTGCATAGCATGCTACTGTGTGACTTTATATACCCCCCCACATCCATGATCACTACTAAAGTAATGTGCTAAGATGACCAAAACTAGCCACATACTAAATTGACACATCATCAGCTAATTTTTCAGTccaatattttttatttcactattAACACACTGAGAAGCCCCCAAGTGTTCCTAGGTACTATTGTGAGTTACAAACATTAGATGATCTGGCTTATTGAAGTGGGTCACATTCTCAGGTGTACGGAGGTGCAAAGCCTCCCAAGATAGTGTAGGTATTGTATTGTATGCACCAGATGAACAAAACCCCATGGAGTCACATTGACTGTGGCTCCAGTATTTTTCCTGTATGAATATATTATTCCATTCTAATGCTTGGAGTTTGATTCTGTAGGTCCACATTAGACTTATATGTTCTGATTTTGTTTAATCctatgttccattttttttcttcctctattCTCCATCCACACCACATCCAGCTCTCCCTGAGCCTGTCATTCCCTGCCTTCAGAAGGATTATCCAGTGAGTAACCTCCCAGTTGACTTGTGGAATGGAATACATTCTTTCAGATTTATAATAATTTCCAAGGATTTTTTTGTACACTGTGTTTTTCTGCCTGTGTGTTGAACACAGGAGTGCTTCGACCCCTCCATGGATATCCATCTTGTGCCGAGTGAACCAAGGAACATTCCCCCCTTCATCTCCAAGAACCAGTTCACACTCGGGGAATTATTTCTGGGCTTCCTCAAGTACTATGCGACTGTTTTCAAGTAAGTCCCAGCATTTTATTGCACATTTCAATACACTACAACTATCTGGGTGATTTTCTGTTATTCTCTATGGGCCCACACATGTATCCACACATGTATGTTTCCCATACATGGGTGAAGGCTAATCCTAGATTAACAGAAAACTTCAATTAAAAATATGTATAACTCAAATAATATACGAGGATGAACATGGGAAATGTATTTTTGCATCCTTCTTTCTTTACACTCACCATAACGCAGCAGTAAGGAGTTTTAGTTTTACGAGCATGCAAATTGATGCCTTTTGGCCGTACACTTGGCGACAGTGAATTTCAAGATGATGCCAAAACTAGCTGCCCATAAACGCATACCCCTCACGGTAGTGGTACGTTCCTGTAAACTGTTGGTTTTAAGGATAATTATTTCAGGGAATATTAGAATATCAAAGGCTGTATACTCGGTGTTGAAGAAGCAAGTGTTATTCTCTCTTATCACCCGGCAGAAGCTGAAGCAGGTGGTAATTTGACAACCCTTAAGACGAGGGCTGGTATTTGTTTGAAGGGTCTGGGTTGCCTGTGGGTGGCTGAGGTGCCCGGGTGCATCCCCCCCTGAGAAACGGGGCGGATTTTCAGAGCCAGAGTCCCTGGCACCGGTCCCATCCTACCCGGCTCGTGTTTCACTTGACTGCTTGAGTGACGGCGCCAGAAGGTGTAACTCTGACATTCAGCGCCATTCTGGCAGATGCTGTAAAGCCTGTggttaactctgtgtgtgtgtgtgtgtgtgcgcgcggctAGGCATTGATTATACTTATGTCCTGACCACAACTATGAGCAAAAAGCATCTGATGGAGTTCTGGTGTGAAATTCATCATTAGCATCTGTGGTGATTTGCTCCCTATTTTCATGTTTTGACAGGAGATTAGCAATGAAACACCAAAAAATCAAGTGTGCATGTCTATTTATGTCTGTAGATGGGATAAACATGTCATCTCAGTGCGACAGGCCAAAGTCATCCCCAAGACCAACTGCACCGATTGGAGAAAGTTTATCTGTGTGGAGGGTATGTGCTCAAACAGAGTAGTTCTTCAAGCGCACTAATTTGGTTTCCCATCATCCCTTGAAGTTACACATCCATTTCTGTAATTGATCAAAACTATATATGAGTTTAAGACCTCACTTCCCCACTTCACTGAATTAAAATAGTTTTTAGTGGCCTTAATGGCTACAATTGTTTTTATATTGGTTGTCAGTTCATTTTAACTGCTCATTCCAACTCATCAGATGGTTCTGTTGCCTCCTTGGTTTCTAGAGCCATTTAATGGGACAAATACAGCCAGAGCAGTTCATCAGAAGGACAAGTTTGAAGCCATCAAATCCCAGTTTCATGCGGTATGTCACTGATGTGGTGATTTAAGttatacttttaaaaaaaaaaaaaaaaaaactaaatatgaATTATTATGATTAATGTCGGGTTTTACAAGCTAAACATCTTGTTTTGTGTACTGACACCATAAATGTATTTTCTTCACTTTATAAATTAAAATAATGTCAGTATTTGAATAATTTGCGAgaaccagaaaaaaaaacagatgccTATTTAAGTAAATGATTGTAAGTGAAATGGTGTAAGTTAGACGTGTAAGAGTTGAATTTCCCTTCACCCTGCCTGTGACATCTGTGTAGTCCTGGCAGGTGCTGCAGCTGCGGAGGGACCTGAACTCAGTCCTGCCACTGCAGCGATCCAAGCAGAAGAGATAATGGACTTCCCATCCATGCCCACTGGACATGTCAAGCTGCTCTTGAAATAAATCAGGTTGCTAAAAGACGCTGTGTGCTTTTGAAATGATGAGAAGGCACTGAAGCCATCAACTGTGCATCAGCAACTGACAACGGTTCTGATGTTTTGGTCAACCTCGGAAAGTGGAGCCAGGTTGTATTGTGGCACACAGCGTGTATGTTAAGTGGAAGTGTGGCAGTTAGAATGAATGTATTAAAGTGGCAGAGATCTTTCacattttcactttcacattTAAAAGCTGGGCCTCAGTGTTTCGACCTTCTAGAATGCACGGGAGGTTCTGAAGCTCAACTGAGCTGTGCAAAGTGATTTCTTTTCCCCCCCTATGTCTTTTCTTGCATTCTCcccactggaaaaaaaaaaatcaacatgtGCTGTAGATATAAATAGTGAGGGGTATGGGTGTGTTTTGCTTTGGGACAGGGATGCATGGGACCCTCTGCTGTTATTTGCACCTTCTTCCAGCTCCAGATGCTCTGATACACCAGGTGTTAATGACTCTCATAAGGAGGGCTACCCTTCACTCCTTTTACCAGTGAAGT includes the following:
- the tent2 gene encoding poly(A) RNA polymerase GLD2 isoform X2, with the translated sequence MFSRSPGFPHKQRQNNGLLNQFPGPPIFSQQQLVEVQRNRTNSKRRGDDHSQYELKRQCYSPPGPYIRPAATASRSPLPTRLETARAAGTFPSDVHSRASTPLSSPTPAVPSLGEASQDNDLISLRSAAKDKLSQQILELYVSCEQQDDDLERKELCRAQLQRDIQRLFPYSRIYLAGSSLNGFGSRSSDADLCLVIQEGSVNQKDAVHVLSLVQKFCYTLSYIDRPQLIRAKVPILKFRDKVSGVEFDLNVNNIVGIRNTFLLRTYAYIEKRVRPIVLVIKKWASYYRINDASRGTLSSYTLVLMVLHYLQTLPEPVIPCLQKDYPECFDPSMDIHLVPSEPRNIPPFISKNQFTLGELFLGFLKYYATVFKWDKHVISVRQAKVIPKTNCTDWRKFICVEEPFNGTNTARAVHQKDKFEAIKSQFHASWQVLQLRRDLNSVLPLQRSKQKR
- the tent2 gene encoding poly(A) RNA polymerase GLD2 isoform X1; this encodes MFSRSPGFPHKQRQNNGLLNQFPGPPIFSQQQLVEVQRNRTNSNSHGLPFCLPVIPPYQWNSAHRTPPPVPQGSPLAKGRKRRGDDHSQYELKRQCYSPPGPYIRPAATASRSPLPTRLETARAAGTFPSDVHSRASTPLSSPTPAVPSLGEASQDNDLISLRSAAKDKLSQQILELYVSCEQQDDDLERKELCRAQLQRDIQRLFPYSRIYLAGSSLNGFGSRSSDADLCLVIQEGSVNQKDAVHVLSLVQKFCYTLSYIDRPQLIRAKVPILKFRDKVSGVEFDLNVNNIVGIRNTFLLRTYAYIEKRVRPIVLVIKKWASYYRINDASRGTLSSYTLVLMVLHYLQTLPEPVIPCLQKDYPECFDPSMDIHLVPSEPRNIPPFISKNQFTLGELFLGFLKYYATVFKWDKHVISVRQAKVIPKTNCTDWRKFICVEEPFNGTNTARAVHQKDKFEAIKSQFHASWQVLQLRRDLNSVLPLQRSKQKR